Proteins encoded by one window of Rhea pennata isolate bPtePen1 chromosome 11, bPtePen1.pri, whole genome shotgun sequence:
- the DGKK gene encoding diacylglycerol kinase kappa isoform X2: MQLSLIFDEVDLSDASVAETSTKNINNSFTVITPFRKLILCAENRKEMEDWISALKSVQKWEIHEATQFNMEHFSGMHNWYACSHARPTFCNVCREALSGVTSHGLSCEVCKFKAHKRCAVRATNNCKWTTLASIGTEIIEDEDGVAMPHQWLEGNLPVSARCAVCDRTCGSVRRLQDWRCLWCKAIVHSACKEQFGKRCPLGQYKVSIIPPTALNSIDSDGFWKATCPSSCSSPLLAFVNSKSGDNQGVKFLRKFKQFLNPAQVFDLMNGGPHLGLRLFQKFSTFRILVCGGDGSVGWVLSEIDALGLHKQCQLGVLPLGTGNDLARVLGWGSLCDDDTQLLQILEKLERATTKMLDRWSVLTYEAPKQSPPAMKEEENGDSNIQAQISHYADSVAFHLAKILESDKHSVVISSAKFLCGTVNDFVAEVGRAYKRATENKQEAELMARKCAMLNEKLDSLVRELNDEAQAITVPEGMSQATLADAKDHDKESGFNPSPVPRIFKSKEQLMLRANSLKKALRQIIEQAEKAVDEQNKQTQAYCGTMGPTKKDSSEEYNKETERLSSRRETVTSATSSIILDRPDTFSTLQFPEDPSALQFSEKCVMNNYFGIGLDAKISLEFNNKRDEHPKKCSSRTKNMMWYGVLGTKELLQRTYKNLEQRVQLECDGVPISLPSLQGIAVLNIPSYAGGINFWGGTKEDNNFGAPSFDDKKLEVVAVFGSIQMAVSRVINLQHHRIAQCRMVKITIRGDEGVPVQVDGEAWIQPPGIIKIQHKNRAQMLTRDRAFENTLKSWEDKQKGESYRAATRPRLSSQQSMEYLTDEEAALLLQVSQVAETLIARIHEAAKAHKAMEQELAHAVNTSSMALSETLSNKAAGSPEFLSRNAAVEVVLSIKALYTETRAFLEGKAVSAGSDNTPSPPVEGSLLEQGTEPLASAPAHGRGAGDGPCPPQLDSPQEEEALQGPLSVLGQELQRLLDIHWLSPITHSAEEENVGTANKGSFKLRLNIPKPRKDKDKVPKQKSNSILPDKWGSEEVAAWLEALGLGEYRDIFVRHDIQGSELILLERRDLKDLGITKVGHMKRILQAIKELSSVP; this comes from the exons ATGCAGCTG TCTCTGATCTTCGATGAGGTGGACTTATCTGATGCCAGTGTGGCGGAGACCAGCACTAAGAACATCAACAACAGCTTCACG GTGATCACGCCTTTCCGGAAGCTCATCTTATGTGCAGAGAACCGCAAGGAGATGGAAGACTGGATAAGTGCCCTGAAGTCTGTCCAGAAGTGGGAAATCCATGAG GCCACCCAGTTCAACATGGAGCACTTCTCGGGCATGCACAACTGGTACGCCTGCTCCCATGCCAGGCCCACCTTCTGCAACGTGTGCCGCGAAGCCCTCTCAGGTGTTACCTCCCATGGCCTCTCTTGTGAAG TCTGCAAGTTCAAGGCCCACAAGCGCTGTGCAGTGAGAGCCACCAACAACTGCAAGTGGACAACCCTGGCCTCCATCGGCACAGAAATCATCGAGGATGAGGACGGG GTGGCGATGCCCCACCAGTGGCTGGAAGGGAACCTGCCCGTCAGTGCACGCTGTGCTGTATGTGACCGGACCTGCGGGAGCGTCCGGAGGCTGCAGGACTGGCGGTGTCTCTGGTGCAAGGCCATT GTTCACAGTGCTTGCAAGGAGCAATTTGGGAAGAGATGCCCCCTGGGCCAGTACAAGGTTTCTATCATCCCACCAACTGCCTTGAACAGCATCGATTCAGATG GTTTCTGGAAGGCCACCTGCCCCTCATCCTGCTCCAGCCCACTCCTGGCCTTTGTCAACTCCAAAAGTGGGGACAACCAGGGCGTCAAGTTTCTGCGCAAGTTCAAGCAGTTCCTCAACCCAGCCCAAGTCTTCGACCTCATGAATGGGGGCCCGCACCTTGG GCTCCGGCTCTTCCAGAAGTTTTCCACCTTCCGGATCCTGGTGTGTGGGGGAGACGGCAGCGTGGGCTGGGTCCTCTCTGAAATCGATGCCCTTGGCCTACACAAGCAA TGCCAGCTGGGTGTCCTACCCTTGGGGACTGGCAACGACCTGGCACgggtgctgggctggggcagcctgtGTGACGATGACACCCAGCTGCTGCAGATCCTAGAGAAGCTGGAAAGGGCCACCACAAAGATGTTGGACAG GTGGAGTGTGTTGACCTACGAGGCACCCAAGCAGTCTCCCCCAGCcatgaaggaagaggagaatgGAGACTCCAACATCCAG GCCCAGATCTCCCACTACGCCGACTCCGTCGCCTTCCACTTGGCCAAGATCCTGGAGTCCGACAAGCACTCGGTGGTGATCTCATCTGCAAA GTTCCTGTGTGGCACCGTGAATGACTTTGTGGCTGAGGTCGGCAGGGCTTATAAGAGAGCTACCGAGAACAAGCAGGAGGCTGAGCTGATGGCACGGAAG TGCGCCATGCTGAACGAGAAGCTGGACTCACTGGTGCGGGAGCTGAACGACGAGGCTCAAGCCATCACGGTCCCTGAGGGAATGTCCCAGGCCACGCTGGCTGATGCCAAGGACCACGACAAAGAAAGTGGCTTCAACCCCAGCCCTGTGCCCCGCATTTTCAAATCCAAGGAGCAACTCATGTTGCGGGCAAACAGCCTCAAGAAAGCCCTGCGGCAAATCATTGAGCAAGCAGAGAAAG CTGTGGATGAGCAGAACAAGCAGACCCAAGCCTACTGTGGCACCATGGGCCCCACCAAGAAGGACAGCTCGGAGGAGTACAACAAGGAGACGGAGAGGCTCA GTTCACGGCGGGAGACAGTGACCTCTGCAACCTCCTCCATCATCCTCGACAGGCCTGATACCTTCAGCACTTTGCAGTTCCCTGAAGACCCCAGTGCCCT CCAATTCTCTGAGAAATGTGTTATGAATAACTACTTCGGCATCGGCCTGGATGCGAAGATCTCCCTGGAGTTCAACAACAAACGAGATGAGCATCCCAAGAAATGCAG TAGTCGCACCAAGAATATGATGTGGTATGGGGTGCTGGGCACGAAGGAGCTTCTGCAGCGCACCTACAAGAACCTGGAGCAGCGAGTGCAGCTGGAG TGTGACGGAGTGCCCATCTCCTTGCCCAGCCTGCAGGGAATTGCTGTCCTCAACATCCCCAGCTATGCTGGAGGCATCAACTTCTGGGGAGGCACCAAAGAGGACAAT AACTTTGGGGCTCCATCCTTTGATGACAAGAAACTGGAGGTGGTGGCCGTCTTTGGCAGCATCCAGATGGCTGTGTCGCGAGTCATCAATCTCCAGCACCACCGCATAGCTCAG TGCCGCATGGTGAAGATCACGATCCGGGGAGATGAGGGTGTCCCAGTGCAAGTAGATGGAGAAGCCTGGATCCAGCCCCCAGGAATCATCAAGATCCAGCACAAGAACCGAGCCCAGATGCTGACAAGAGATCGG GCATTTGAAAACACCCTCAAGTCCTGGGAGGACAAGCAGAAAGGGGAGAGCTACCGAGCAGCCACCCGGCCCCGACTCAGCTCCCAGCAGTCCATGGAGTACCTGACAGATGAGGAGGCTGCCCTCTTGCTGCAGGTCTCGCAGGTTGCCGAGACCCTCATTGCTAG GATCCATGAGGCCGCCAAGGCTCACAAAGCTATGGAGCAGGAGCTAGCGCATGCAGTCAACACTAGCTCAATGGCGTTGAGTGAGACTCTGTCCAACAAGGCCGCTGGCAGCCCGGAG TTTCTCAGCAGGAATGCCGCTGTGGAGGTGGTGCTGAGCATCAAGGCACTGTATACTGAGACCAGGGCGTTCCTAGAAGGGAAGGCGGTGAGTGCAGGGTCAGATAACACCCCAAGCCCCCCAGTGGAGGGATCCTTGCTGGAGCAGGGTACCGAGCCCCTGGCCAGTGCCCCAGCGCATGGCAGAGGGGCTGGGGACGGTCCCTGTCCCCCGCAGCTGGACTCAccacaggaggaggaggcacTGCAGGGTCCTCTGAGCGTGCTtggccaggagctgcagaggcTGCTAGACATCCACTGGCTGTCCCCCATCACCCACTCTGCTGAGGAG GAGAACGTTGGAACAGCTAACAAGGGCAGCTTCAAGCTTCGCCTCAACATCCCCAAGCCCAGGAAAGATAAAGACAAGGTGCCAAAGCAGAAATCCAACAGCATCCTCCCAG ACAAATGGGGCTCCGAGGAGGTGGCAGCTTGGCTGGAGGCACTCGGTTTAGGGGAATACAGAGACATTTTTGTCCGTCATGACATCCAGGGCTCAGAGTTGATCCTGCTGGAGAGGAGAGACCTGAAG GACCTGGGGATCACCAAAGTGGGCCACATGAAGAGAATCCTCCAGGCCATTAAGGAGCTCAGCAGTGTGCCCTAG
- the DGKK gene encoding diacylglycerol kinase kappa isoform X3, whose product MQLSLIFDEVDLSDASVAETSTKNINNSFTVITPFRKLILCAENRKEMEDWISALKSVQKWEIHEATQFNMEHFSGMHNWYACSHARPTFCNVCREALSGVTSHGLSCEVCKFKAHKRCAVRATNNCKWTTLASIGTEIIEDEDGVAMPHQWLEGNLPVSARCAVCDRTCGSVRRLQDWRCLWCKAIVHSACKEQFGKRCPLGQYKVSIIPPTALNSIDSDGFWKATCPSSCSSPLLAFVNSKSGDNQGVKFLRKFKQFLNPAQVFDLMNGGPHLGLRLFQKFSTFRILVCGGDGSVGWVLSEIDALGLHKQCQLGVLPLGTGNDLARVLGWGSLCDDDTQLLQILEKLERATTKMLDRWSVLTYEAPKQSPPAMKEEENGDSNIQAQISHYADSVAFHLAKILESDKHSVVISSAKFLCGTVNDFVAEVGRAYKRATENKQEAELMARKCAMLNEKLDSLVRELNDEAQAITVPEGMSQATLADAKDHDKESGFNPSPVPRIFKSKEQLMLRANSLKKALRQIIEQAEKAVDEQNKQTQAYCGTMGPTKKDSSEEYNKETERLSSRRETVTSATSSIILDRPDTFSTLQFPEDPSALQFSEKCVMNNYFGIGLDAKISLEFNNKRDEHPKKCSSRTKNMMWYGVLGTKELLQRTYKNLEQRVQLECDGVPISLPSLQGIAVLNIPSYAGGINFWGGTKEDNNFGAPSFDDKKLEVVAVFGSIQMAVSRVINLQHHRIAQCRMVKITIRGDEGVPVQVDGEAWIQPPGIIKIQHKNRAQMLTRDRAFENTLKSWEDKQKGESYRAATRPRLSSQQSMEYLTDEEAALLLQVSQVAETLIARIHEAAKAHKAMEQELAHAVNTSSMALSETLSNKAAGSPEFLSRNAAVEVVLSIKALYTETRAFLEGKALDSPQEEEALQGPLSVLGQELQRLLDIHWLSPITHSAEEENVGTANKGSFKLRLNIPKPRKDKDKVPKQKSNSILPADKWGSEEVAAWLEALGLGEYRDIFVRHDIQGSELILLERRDLKDLGITKVGHMKRILQAIKELSSVP is encoded by the exons ATGCAGCTG TCTCTGATCTTCGATGAGGTGGACTTATCTGATGCCAGTGTGGCGGAGACCAGCACTAAGAACATCAACAACAGCTTCACG GTGATCACGCCTTTCCGGAAGCTCATCTTATGTGCAGAGAACCGCAAGGAGATGGAAGACTGGATAAGTGCCCTGAAGTCTGTCCAGAAGTGGGAAATCCATGAG GCCACCCAGTTCAACATGGAGCACTTCTCGGGCATGCACAACTGGTACGCCTGCTCCCATGCCAGGCCCACCTTCTGCAACGTGTGCCGCGAAGCCCTCTCAGGTGTTACCTCCCATGGCCTCTCTTGTGAAG TCTGCAAGTTCAAGGCCCACAAGCGCTGTGCAGTGAGAGCCACCAACAACTGCAAGTGGACAACCCTGGCCTCCATCGGCACAGAAATCATCGAGGATGAGGACGGG GTGGCGATGCCCCACCAGTGGCTGGAAGGGAACCTGCCCGTCAGTGCACGCTGTGCTGTATGTGACCGGACCTGCGGGAGCGTCCGGAGGCTGCAGGACTGGCGGTGTCTCTGGTGCAAGGCCATT GTTCACAGTGCTTGCAAGGAGCAATTTGGGAAGAGATGCCCCCTGGGCCAGTACAAGGTTTCTATCATCCCACCAACTGCCTTGAACAGCATCGATTCAGATG GTTTCTGGAAGGCCACCTGCCCCTCATCCTGCTCCAGCCCACTCCTGGCCTTTGTCAACTCCAAAAGTGGGGACAACCAGGGCGTCAAGTTTCTGCGCAAGTTCAAGCAGTTCCTCAACCCAGCCCAAGTCTTCGACCTCATGAATGGGGGCCCGCACCTTGG GCTCCGGCTCTTCCAGAAGTTTTCCACCTTCCGGATCCTGGTGTGTGGGGGAGACGGCAGCGTGGGCTGGGTCCTCTCTGAAATCGATGCCCTTGGCCTACACAAGCAA TGCCAGCTGGGTGTCCTACCCTTGGGGACTGGCAACGACCTGGCACgggtgctgggctggggcagcctgtGTGACGATGACACCCAGCTGCTGCAGATCCTAGAGAAGCTGGAAAGGGCCACCACAAAGATGTTGGACAG GTGGAGTGTGTTGACCTACGAGGCACCCAAGCAGTCTCCCCCAGCcatgaaggaagaggagaatgGAGACTCCAACATCCAG GCCCAGATCTCCCACTACGCCGACTCCGTCGCCTTCCACTTGGCCAAGATCCTGGAGTCCGACAAGCACTCGGTGGTGATCTCATCTGCAAA GTTCCTGTGTGGCACCGTGAATGACTTTGTGGCTGAGGTCGGCAGGGCTTATAAGAGAGCTACCGAGAACAAGCAGGAGGCTGAGCTGATGGCACGGAAG TGCGCCATGCTGAACGAGAAGCTGGACTCACTGGTGCGGGAGCTGAACGACGAGGCTCAAGCCATCACGGTCCCTGAGGGAATGTCCCAGGCCACGCTGGCTGATGCCAAGGACCACGACAAAGAAAGTGGCTTCAACCCCAGCCCTGTGCCCCGCATTTTCAAATCCAAGGAGCAACTCATGTTGCGGGCAAACAGCCTCAAGAAAGCCCTGCGGCAAATCATTGAGCAAGCAGAGAAAG CTGTGGATGAGCAGAACAAGCAGACCCAAGCCTACTGTGGCACCATGGGCCCCACCAAGAAGGACAGCTCGGAGGAGTACAACAAGGAGACGGAGAGGCTCA GTTCACGGCGGGAGACAGTGACCTCTGCAACCTCCTCCATCATCCTCGACAGGCCTGATACCTTCAGCACTTTGCAGTTCCCTGAAGACCCCAGTGCCCT CCAATTCTCTGAGAAATGTGTTATGAATAACTACTTCGGCATCGGCCTGGATGCGAAGATCTCCCTGGAGTTCAACAACAAACGAGATGAGCATCCCAAGAAATGCAG TAGTCGCACCAAGAATATGATGTGGTATGGGGTGCTGGGCACGAAGGAGCTTCTGCAGCGCACCTACAAGAACCTGGAGCAGCGAGTGCAGCTGGAG TGTGACGGAGTGCCCATCTCCTTGCCCAGCCTGCAGGGAATTGCTGTCCTCAACATCCCCAGCTATGCTGGAGGCATCAACTTCTGGGGAGGCACCAAAGAGGACAAT AACTTTGGGGCTCCATCCTTTGATGACAAGAAACTGGAGGTGGTGGCCGTCTTTGGCAGCATCCAGATGGCTGTGTCGCGAGTCATCAATCTCCAGCACCACCGCATAGCTCAG TGCCGCATGGTGAAGATCACGATCCGGGGAGATGAGGGTGTCCCAGTGCAAGTAGATGGAGAAGCCTGGATCCAGCCCCCAGGAATCATCAAGATCCAGCACAAGAACCGAGCCCAGATGCTGACAAGAGATCGG GCATTTGAAAACACCCTCAAGTCCTGGGAGGACAAGCAGAAAGGGGAGAGCTACCGAGCAGCCACCCGGCCCCGACTCAGCTCCCAGCAGTCCATGGAGTACCTGACAGATGAGGAGGCTGCCCTCTTGCTGCAGGTCTCGCAGGTTGCCGAGACCCTCATTGCTAG GATCCATGAGGCCGCCAAGGCTCACAAAGCTATGGAGCAGGAGCTAGCGCATGCAGTCAACACTAGCTCAATGGCGTTGAGTGAGACTCTGTCCAACAAGGCCGCTGGCAGCCCGGAG TTTCTCAGCAGGAATGCCGCTGTGGAGGTGGTGCTGAGCATCAAGGCACTGTATACTGAGACCAGGGCGTTCCTAGAAGGGAAGGCG CTGGACTCAccacaggaggaggaggcacTGCAGGGTCCTCTGAGCGTGCTtggccaggagctgcagaggcTGCTAGACATCCACTGGCTGTCCCCCATCACCCACTCTGCTGAGGAG GAGAACGTTGGAACAGCTAACAAGGGCAGCTTCAAGCTTCGCCTCAACATCCCCAAGCCCAGGAAAGATAAAGACAAGGTGCCAAAGCAGAAATCCAACAGCATCCTCCCAG CAGACAAATGGGGCTCCGAGGAGGTGGCAGCTTGGCTGGAGGCACTCGGTTTAGGGGAATACAGAGACATTTTTGTCCGTCATGACATCCAGGGCTCAGAGTTGATCCTGCTGGAGAGGAGAGACCTGAAG GACCTGGGGATCACCAAAGTGGGCCACATGAAGAGAATCCTCCAGGCCATTAAGGAGCTCAGCAGTGTGCCCTAG
- the DGKK gene encoding diacylglycerol kinase kappa isoform X1 → MQLSLIFDEVDLSDASVAETSTKNINNSFTVITPFRKLILCAENRKEMEDWISALKSVQKWEIHEATQFNMEHFSGMHNWYACSHARPTFCNVCREALSGVTSHGLSCEVCKFKAHKRCAVRATNNCKWTTLASIGTEIIEDEDGVAMPHQWLEGNLPVSARCAVCDRTCGSVRRLQDWRCLWCKAIVHSACKEQFGKRCPLGQYKVSIIPPTALNSIDSDGFWKATCPSSCSSPLLAFVNSKSGDNQGVKFLRKFKQFLNPAQVFDLMNGGPHLGLRLFQKFSTFRILVCGGDGSVGWVLSEIDALGLHKQCQLGVLPLGTGNDLARVLGWGSLCDDDTQLLQILEKLERATTKMLDRWSVLTYEAPKQSPPAMKEEENGDSNIQAQISHYADSVAFHLAKILESDKHSVVISSAKFLCGTVNDFVAEVGRAYKRATENKQEAELMARKCAMLNEKLDSLVRELNDEAQAITVPEGMSQATLADAKDHDKESGFNPSPVPRIFKSKEQLMLRANSLKKALRQIIEQAEKAVDEQNKQTQAYCGTMGPTKKDSSEEYNKETERLSSRRETVTSATSSIILDRPDTFSTLQFPEDPSALQFSEKCVMNNYFGIGLDAKISLEFNNKRDEHPKKCSSRTKNMMWYGVLGTKELLQRTYKNLEQRVQLECDGVPISLPSLQGIAVLNIPSYAGGINFWGGTKEDNNFGAPSFDDKKLEVVAVFGSIQMAVSRVINLQHHRIAQCRMVKITIRGDEGVPVQVDGEAWIQPPGIIKIQHKNRAQMLTRDRAFENTLKSWEDKQKGESYRAATRPRLSSQQSMEYLTDEEAALLLQVSQVAETLIARIHEAAKAHKAMEQELAHAVNTSSMALSETLSNKAAGSPEFLSRNAAVEVVLSIKALYTETRAFLEGKAVSAGSDNTPSPPVEGSLLEQGTEPLASAPAHGRGAGDGPCPPQLDSPQEEEALQGPLSVLGQELQRLLDIHWLSPITHSAEEENVGTANKGSFKLRLNIPKPRKDKDKVPKQKSNSILPADKWGSEEVAAWLEALGLGEYRDIFVRHDIQGSELILLERRDLKDLGITKVGHMKRILQAIKELSSVP, encoded by the exons ATGCAGCTG TCTCTGATCTTCGATGAGGTGGACTTATCTGATGCCAGTGTGGCGGAGACCAGCACTAAGAACATCAACAACAGCTTCACG GTGATCACGCCTTTCCGGAAGCTCATCTTATGTGCAGAGAACCGCAAGGAGATGGAAGACTGGATAAGTGCCCTGAAGTCTGTCCAGAAGTGGGAAATCCATGAG GCCACCCAGTTCAACATGGAGCACTTCTCGGGCATGCACAACTGGTACGCCTGCTCCCATGCCAGGCCCACCTTCTGCAACGTGTGCCGCGAAGCCCTCTCAGGTGTTACCTCCCATGGCCTCTCTTGTGAAG TCTGCAAGTTCAAGGCCCACAAGCGCTGTGCAGTGAGAGCCACCAACAACTGCAAGTGGACAACCCTGGCCTCCATCGGCACAGAAATCATCGAGGATGAGGACGGG GTGGCGATGCCCCACCAGTGGCTGGAAGGGAACCTGCCCGTCAGTGCACGCTGTGCTGTATGTGACCGGACCTGCGGGAGCGTCCGGAGGCTGCAGGACTGGCGGTGTCTCTGGTGCAAGGCCATT GTTCACAGTGCTTGCAAGGAGCAATTTGGGAAGAGATGCCCCCTGGGCCAGTACAAGGTTTCTATCATCCCACCAACTGCCTTGAACAGCATCGATTCAGATG GTTTCTGGAAGGCCACCTGCCCCTCATCCTGCTCCAGCCCACTCCTGGCCTTTGTCAACTCCAAAAGTGGGGACAACCAGGGCGTCAAGTTTCTGCGCAAGTTCAAGCAGTTCCTCAACCCAGCCCAAGTCTTCGACCTCATGAATGGGGGCCCGCACCTTGG GCTCCGGCTCTTCCAGAAGTTTTCCACCTTCCGGATCCTGGTGTGTGGGGGAGACGGCAGCGTGGGCTGGGTCCTCTCTGAAATCGATGCCCTTGGCCTACACAAGCAA TGCCAGCTGGGTGTCCTACCCTTGGGGACTGGCAACGACCTGGCACgggtgctgggctggggcagcctgtGTGACGATGACACCCAGCTGCTGCAGATCCTAGAGAAGCTGGAAAGGGCCACCACAAAGATGTTGGACAG GTGGAGTGTGTTGACCTACGAGGCACCCAAGCAGTCTCCCCCAGCcatgaaggaagaggagaatgGAGACTCCAACATCCAG GCCCAGATCTCCCACTACGCCGACTCCGTCGCCTTCCACTTGGCCAAGATCCTGGAGTCCGACAAGCACTCGGTGGTGATCTCATCTGCAAA GTTCCTGTGTGGCACCGTGAATGACTTTGTGGCTGAGGTCGGCAGGGCTTATAAGAGAGCTACCGAGAACAAGCAGGAGGCTGAGCTGATGGCACGGAAG TGCGCCATGCTGAACGAGAAGCTGGACTCACTGGTGCGGGAGCTGAACGACGAGGCTCAAGCCATCACGGTCCCTGAGGGAATGTCCCAGGCCACGCTGGCTGATGCCAAGGACCACGACAAAGAAAGTGGCTTCAACCCCAGCCCTGTGCCCCGCATTTTCAAATCCAAGGAGCAACTCATGTTGCGGGCAAACAGCCTCAAGAAAGCCCTGCGGCAAATCATTGAGCAAGCAGAGAAAG CTGTGGATGAGCAGAACAAGCAGACCCAAGCCTACTGTGGCACCATGGGCCCCACCAAGAAGGACAGCTCGGAGGAGTACAACAAGGAGACGGAGAGGCTCA GTTCACGGCGGGAGACAGTGACCTCTGCAACCTCCTCCATCATCCTCGACAGGCCTGATACCTTCAGCACTTTGCAGTTCCCTGAAGACCCCAGTGCCCT CCAATTCTCTGAGAAATGTGTTATGAATAACTACTTCGGCATCGGCCTGGATGCGAAGATCTCCCTGGAGTTCAACAACAAACGAGATGAGCATCCCAAGAAATGCAG TAGTCGCACCAAGAATATGATGTGGTATGGGGTGCTGGGCACGAAGGAGCTTCTGCAGCGCACCTACAAGAACCTGGAGCAGCGAGTGCAGCTGGAG TGTGACGGAGTGCCCATCTCCTTGCCCAGCCTGCAGGGAATTGCTGTCCTCAACATCCCCAGCTATGCTGGAGGCATCAACTTCTGGGGAGGCACCAAAGAGGACAAT AACTTTGGGGCTCCATCCTTTGATGACAAGAAACTGGAGGTGGTGGCCGTCTTTGGCAGCATCCAGATGGCTGTGTCGCGAGTCATCAATCTCCAGCACCACCGCATAGCTCAG TGCCGCATGGTGAAGATCACGATCCGGGGAGATGAGGGTGTCCCAGTGCAAGTAGATGGAGAAGCCTGGATCCAGCCCCCAGGAATCATCAAGATCCAGCACAAGAACCGAGCCCAGATGCTGACAAGAGATCGG GCATTTGAAAACACCCTCAAGTCCTGGGAGGACAAGCAGAAAGGGGAGAGCTACCGAGCAGCCACCCGGCCCCGACTCAGCTCCCAGCAGTCCATGGAGTACCTGACAGATGAGGAGGCTGCCCTCTTGCTGCAGGTCTCGCAGGTTGCCGAGACCCTCATTGCTAG GATCCATGAGGCCGCCAAGGCTCACAAAGCTATGGAGCAGGAGCTAGCGCATGCAGTCAACACTAGCTCAATGGCGTTGAGTGAGACTCTGTCCAACAAGGCCGCTGGCAGCCCGGAG TTTCTCAGCAGGAATGCCGCTGTGGAGGTGGTGCTGAGCATCAAGGCACTGTATACTGAGACCAGGGCGTTCCTAGAAGGGAAGGCGGTGAGTGCAGGGTCAGATAACACCCCAAGCCCCCCAGTGGAGGGATCCTTGCTGGAGCAGGGTACCGAGCCCCTGGCCAGTGCCCCAGCGCATGGCAGAGGGGCTGGGGACGGTCCCTGTCCCCCGCAGCTGGACTCAccacaggaggaggaggcacTGCAGGGTCCTCTGAGCGTGCTtggccaggagctgcagaggcTGCTAGACATCCACTGGCTGTCCCCCATCACCCACTCTGCTGAGGAG GAGAACGTTGGAACAGCTAACAAGGGCAGCTTCAAGCTTCGCCTCAACATCCCCAAGCCCAGGAAAGATAAAGACAAGGTGCCAAAGCAGAAATCCAACAGCATCCTCCCAG CAGACAAATGGGGCTCCGAGGAGGTGGCAGCTTGGCTGGAGGCACTCGGTTTAGGGGAATACAGAGACATTTTTGTCCGTCATGACATCCAGGGCTCAGAGTTGATCCTGCTGGAGAGGAGAGACCTGAAG GACCTGGGGATCACCAAAGTGGGCCACATGAAGAGAATCCTCCAGGCCATTAAGGAGCTCAGCAGTGTGCCCTAG